One Drosophila willistoni isolate 14030-0811.24 chromosome 2R unlocalized genomic scaffold, UCI_dwil_1.1 Seg167, whole genome shotgun sequence DNA segment encodes these proteins:
- the LOC124460165 gene encoding uncharacterized protein DDB_G0271670-like, with protein sequence MGGTADPATSKRSTTSSTLTNNTSSSIVANSSSSTTMPKKPQHLSLANNSSSSSNTLASGKPKYSLTLHNNKYAANKNATATATTTRDNHQQRQHLKALRLTNRDVVMGTAELANSDYKRPTLTTGLSPTDEVSIHLNRNTSTMGQVSKSSAIANGEASTNIRGISGNLTKLNGNGLANGMTTTNNSVISTQNNRLWYH encoded by the coding sequence ATGGGCGGAACAGCTGATCCAGCTACCAGTAAACGTtccaccaccagcagcaccCTCACCAACAATACATCCTCCTCCATAGTCGCCAACTCCTCATCTAGCACCACCATGCCCAAGAAGCCGCAACATTTGAGTCTCGCcaataacagcagcagcagcagtaataCTCTGGCATCTGGCAAACCCAAATACAGTCTTACTCTGCACAATAATAAATATGCTGCTAACAAGaatgcaacagcaacggcaaccACAACTCGAGACAATCATCAGCAGAGGCAACATCTGAAGGCACTGCGTCTAACCAACAGAGATGTAGTCATGGGCACTGCAGAATTGGCCAACTCAGACTATAAACGGCCCACTTTAACGACAGGTCTCTCGCCCACAGATGAGGTGAGCATACATCTAAATCGAAATACCAGCACAATGGGCCAAGTCAGCAAGTCCTCGGCCATTGCTAATGGTGAAGCTTCAACTAATATCAGAGGAATATCGGGAAATCTAACAAAACTAAATGGAAATGGTTTGGCAAATGGAATGACGACGACGAATAATAGTGTTATTAGTACACAAAACAACAGGCTGTGGTATCATTGA